Proteins encoded by one window of Geobacter sp. DSM 9736:
- a CDS encoding ABC transporter permease encodes MTLSRLVVRNITRRRGRFVFTLLGITIGIASFVTFLSLGGNLKQEIHRETAALGANLLVIPKGSCGFEQLSILTGDQMPTNITSEEVARIKAVQGITALPFLAVKTAIANKPVAVNGIVTGETASFKGWEMDRGNYFSTPDDPGAVIGAAAADQMKLAPGSVVTIRGQRLSVKGVLKETGGKDDFTIFLSMPVAQRLFKAVDRVSYVAVKVDDLALTDEYAEKIKEAVGLGVVSDKQMLKSVLGIVGSVNITLQMIAAVSVLAAAFGIVNTMMTATYERKREIGVLQALGARQSTIFTLFVLESGFYGTIGGAAGVVAGTLTSVLASPYISENAFTAMVRGSGNNSALDLKVIIGSILFSAAVAVVAGLYPAWRAARLSPVEAISYE; translated from the coding sequence ATGACCCTCTCCAGACTTGTGGTAAGGAATATCACCCGACGCCGGGGAAGATTCGTCTTCACCCTTCTCGGCATAACCATCGGCATCGCCTCGTTCGTAACCTTTCTCTCCCTCGGAGGAAACCTGAAGCAGGAGATCCACCGGGAGACTGCCGCTCTCGGAGCAAACCTGCTCGTCATACCGAAGGGCTCGTGCGGGTTCGAGCAGCTTTCGATCCTCACGGGCGACCAGATGCCAACCAACATCACCTCCGAAGAGGTGGCCAGAATCAAGGCTGTACAGGGGATAACAGCTCTCCCTTTTCTGGCTGTGAAGACCGCCATAGCCAACAAGCCGGTGGCGGTGAACGGCATCGTTACGGGAGAAACCGCCAGCTTCAAAGGGTGGGAAATGGACCGGGGAAACTATTTCTCGACGCCGGACGATCCGGGCGCGGTGATCGGCGCCGCCGCTGCCGATCAGATGAAGCTGGCCCCCGGTTCCGTGGTGACGATACGCGGGCAGCGCCTTTCCGTGAAGGGAGTGCTCAAGGAAACCGGCGGCAAGGACGACTTCACCATCTTCCTATCGATGCCGGTGGCCCAGCGCCTCTTCAAGGCTGTGGACCGGGTCTCCTACGTCGCGGTGAAGGTTGACGACCTGGCGCTCACGGATGAGTACGCCGAGAAAATAAAGGAGGCGGTGGGTCTGGGAGTGGTCTCCGACAAGCAGATGCTCAAGTCGGTGCTCGGCATCGTAGGCTCAGTCAACATCACTCTGCAGATGATAGCGGCGGTTTCCGTACTGGCAGCGGCCTTCGGAATAGTCAACACCATGATGACCGCCACATACGAACGGAAGCGGGAGATCGGCGTCCTCCAGGCACTGGGGGCAAGACAGAGCACCATCTTCACGCTGTTCGTGCTGGAATCCGGGTTCTACGGGACCATCGGCGGCGCTGCGGGGGTGGTGGCCGGAACCCTTACGTCGGTACTGGCCTCCCCCTACATAAGCGAAAACGCCTTCACTGCGATGGTCAGGGGTTCAGGCAACAACAGCGCACTCGACCTGAAGGTCATCATCGGATCGATTCTATTCTCAGCGGCGGTAGCCGTCGTTGCAGGGCTCTACCCTGCATGGCGGGCGGCACGGCTTTCGCCGGTGGAGGCGATCAGCTATGAATGA
- the htpX gene encoding zinc metalloprotease HtpX, which produces MNRLKTTFLLSLLTVLMVLMGSAIGGKTGMVFAFFMAAAMNFFSYWFSDKIVLKMYGAQEIGEHDHPAFYGMVRRLAIQAGLPMPRVYIIPSESPNAFATGRNPDNAAVAATEGILRILSPEELEGVMAHELAHVQNRDILVGTIAATFAGAISMLGSMLQWGAMLGAGRNDDEEGAGGIVGSLVMAIIAPIAAMLIQMAVSRSREYLADETGARICGRPLALANALRKLHTASHMIPMQEAKPASAHMFIVNPLSGGSLLKLFSTHPPMEERIARLEGMARGGW; this is translated from the coding sequence ATGAACAGACTCAAGACAACCTTTCTCCTCTCTCTCCTCACCGTGCTGATGGTGCTCATGGGGAGCGCCATCGGGGGCAAGACCGGCATGGTCTTCGCCTTCTTCATGGCGGCCGCCATGAACTTCTTTTCCTACTGGTTTTCAGACAAGATCGTCCTGAAGATGTACGGCGCCCAGGAGATAGGCGAGCACGACCATCCCGCATTCTACGGTATGGTCCGGCGACTTGCCATCCAGGCGGGACTTCCCATGCCGCGCGTCTACATCATCCCTTCTGAAAGTCCCAACGCGTTCGCTACCGGACGCAACCCCGACAATGCGGCTGTAGCTGCCACCGAGGGAATCCTTCGCATCCTCTCTCCCGAAGAGCTGGAAGGGGTGATGGCCCATGAGCTTGCCCACGTGCAGAACCGGGACATCCTTGTGGGCACCATAGCCGCCACCTTTGCCGGGGCAATCTCGATGCTGGGCAGCATGCTCCAGTGGGGCGCCATGCTCGGCGCCGGGCGAAACGATGATGAAGAAGGCGCCGGAGGCATCGTGGGTTCCCTGGTCATGGCCATCATCGCACCCATTGCCGCGATGCTAATTCAGATGGCCGTTTCCCGTTCCCGCGAGTATCTGGCAGACGAGACCGGCGCACGGATATGCGGACGGCCGTTGGCCCTTGCCAATGCGCTTCGGAAACTTCACACAGCTTCGCACATGATTCCGATGCAAGAAGCCAAGCCGGCGTCCGCCCACATGTTCATAGTGAACCCCCTTTCCGGGGGCTCCCTCCTGAAGCTCTTCTCGACGCACCCGCCGATGGAAGAGCGTATTGCAAGGCTTGAAGGGATGGCGAGGGGCGGGTGGTAG
- a CDS encoding ABC transporter ATP-binding protein, with the protein MNDAIIRTENVSKTYSSGDVLTSALRGVTLEIAKGSFTCIVGPSGHGKSTLMHLIGGLDRPTEGAVYLDGVEISRLDNSSLARLRGKKIGFVFQFFNLLPGLTAAENVETAMMLAGIPEKEQAARALELLSMVGLSEKAGARPSQLSGGQQQRVAIARALANDPDILLMDEPTGNLDSAAEAEVMEILHALHQRGKTIVIVTHNNEIAANAQNVVHVKDGQLAMAA; encoded by the coding sequence ATGAATGACGCAATTATCCGAACAGAAAATGTCTCCAAAACATATTCCTCCGGCGACGTCCTCACCTCCGCGTTGCGAGGCGTGACCCTCGAAATAGCAAAGGGCTCCTTCACCTGCATCGTCGGCCCTTCCGGCCATGGCAAGAGCACGCTCATGCACCTGATCGGGGGCCTCGACCGCCCCACCGAGGGCGCAGTATATCTGGACGGGGTCGAGATCAGCCGCCTCGACAACAGCTCCCTGGCAAGGCTCCGAGGGAAGAAGATCGGCTTCGTGTTCCAGTTCTTCAACCTGCTCCCGGGACTCACGGCAGCGGAGAATGTGGAGACAGCCATGATGCTGGCCGGCATACCTGAAAAGGAGCAGGCGGCCCGGGCGCTGGAGCTTCTTTCGATGGTGGGGCTCTCCGAAAAGGCGGGGGCGAGGCCGTCGCAACTTTCGGGCGGGCAGCAGCAGCGGGTCGCAATAGCCCGGGCGCTTGCCAATGACCCGGACATCCTGCTCATGGATGAACCCACCGGAAATCTGGACTCGGCGGCAGAAGCGGAAGTCATGGAGATCCTGCATGCACTTCACCAACGGGGAAAAACAATCGTCATCGTGACGCACAACAACGAGATCGCCGCCAATGCACAGAATGTGGTCCACGTAAAGGACGGACAACTTGCAATGGCGGCGTGA
- a CDS encoding PGPGW domain-containing protein: protein MVASTLRKAKRIVVAAAGFIVLGVGVAMIVLPGPAIAVIPVGLGILATEFVWAKSLLKLVKERLCSLRAHKGQPLHEPEA, encoded by the coding sequence GTGGTAGCCTCGACGCTGCGCAAGGCTAAGCGGATAGTTGTTGCCGCTGCTGGTTTTATAGTCCTTGGCGTAGGTGTCGCCATGATCGTCCTCCCCGGCCCTGCGATAGCTGTTATTCCGGTGGGGCTGGGGATCCTCGCTACCGAATTCGTCTGGGCGAAGAGTCTGCTGAAGCTCGTAAAGGAGAGGCTCTGCAGTCTTCGGGCGCATAAGGGGCAACCGCTGCATGAACCAGAGGCATAG
- a CDS encoding TerC family protein → MTETTIMWVVFAILFGVMLAVDLGVNRKSHEVSFREALTWSIVWIGLALAFNVGIYLTLGSGKALEFFTGYVIEKSLSVDNLFVFIMIFSYFGVRGHHQARILKWGIIGAIVMRAIFIFVGVELLERFHWLFYVFGGLLIVTAFKMAFSGEGKVEPEKNLVVRGARKLLPVTRRTWGDWFVTRKRGMLVASPLLVTLLMVEWSDLIFALDSIPAIFAVTLDPFIVFTSNIFAIMGLRALYFLLANVMGMFVYLKFGISFILAFVGVKMLAGAGGFHVPTGLSLGVIFASLAVAVLASVAFGRGKVEDVPEGA, encoded by the coding sequence ATGACCGAAACCACAATCATGTGGGTAGTCTTCGCAATTCTCTTCGGAGTGATGCTCGCCGTCGACCTGGGCGTCAATCGTAAAAGCCATGAAGTTTCATTCCGTGAGGCTCTCACCTGGAGCATCGTCTGGATCGGGCTTGCCCTCGCCTTCAACGTCGGGATCTATTTGACCCTGGGGAGCGGCAAGGCGCTGGAATTTTTCACCGGGTACGTCATCGAGAAGTCACTCTCGGTGGACAACCTCTTCGTCTTCATCATGATCTTCTCCTACTTCGGCGTCCGCGGCCATCACCAGGCCCGCATTCTGAAGTGGGGGATCATCGGCGCTATAGTCATGCGGGCGATATTCATCTTCGTGGGGGTCGAGCTGCTGGAGCGTTTTCACTGGCTCTTCTACGTATTCGGCGGCCTGCTAATCGTCACGGCGTTCAAGATGGCTTTCAGCGGAGAGGGGAAGGTGGAGCCGGAAAAGAATCTGGTGGTGAGGGGTGCGAGAAAGCTTCTGCCGGTAACGCGGCGCACATGGGGGGACTGGTTCGTTACAAGAAAGCGCGGAATGCTGGTTGCTAGCCCCCTCCTGGTGACTCTTCTCATGGTGGAATGGAGCGACCTTATTTTCGCTCTCGATTCGATCCCCGCAATCTTCGCAGTGACCCTCGATCCGTTCATTGTCTTCACGTCCAACATTTTCGCCATCATGGGGCTGAGGGCGCTCTACTTCCTGCTGGCGAACGTCATGGGGATGTTCGTCTACCTCAAGTTCGGCATTTCGTTCATCCTCGCCTTCGTAGGGGTGAAGATGCTGGCGGGTGCAGGCGGATTCCACGTCCCGACCGGCCTGTCGCTGGGAGTGATTTTCGCTTCGCTGGCCGTCGCCGTCCTTGCTTCGGTCGCCTTCGGAAGGGGGAAGGTGGAGGATGTGCCGGAAGGTGCTTGA
- a CDS encoding pirin family protein codes for MSSVRRIRKVSRSRPTIEGAGVHLKRAFGYYQVPEFDPFLMLDDFRSDTPAHYLKGFPWHPHRGIETITYMVAGRVEHGDSMGNTGVIGPGDIQWMTTGSGIIHQEMPRGDQDGVMGGFQLWANLPASHKMMNPRYQGFGAAEIPEVTGKGGAAIRIICGEVDGVRGPVSDVVVDPQYLDVSVPAESTFTHPVTRGYTAFAYVIEGEGYFDPDRNAYGHEVIGKNYFDFERRKCVCTTEDLVLFGDGDEVFVSTRGIPVRFLLISGKPIGEPVAWYGPIVMNTQEELQNAFEELDKGTFIKQKNVEISGTR; via the coding sequence ATGAGTTCCGTGCGCAGAATCAGAAAAGTCTCCAGAAGCAGGCCGACAATCGAAGGAGCCGGGGTCCATCTGAAGCGGGCATTCGGCTACTACCAGGTACCCGAGTTCGATCCGTTTCTCATGCTGGACGATTTCCGGTCCGATACACCGGCCCATTACCTGAAGGGATTCCCCTGGCACCCTCATCGCGGCATCGAGACGATCACTTACATGGTCGCCGGCCGTGTCGAGCATGGCGACAGCATGGGAAATACTGGGGTGATCGGCCCGGGGGATATCCAGTGGATGACCACCGGCAGCGGCATTATCCATCAGGAGATGCCGCGGGGGGACCAGGATGGAGTGATGGGCGGCTTTCAGCTCTGGGCGAACCTCCCTGCCTCGCACAAGATGATGAATCCACGCTACCAGGGGTTCGGCGCGGCGGAGATACCGGAGGTCACCGGGAAGGGGGGTGCCGCGATCAGGATAATCTGCGGAGAGGTGGACGGAGTGAGGGGGCCGGTATCGGACGTCGTCGTCGATCCCCAGTACCTGGACGTCTCGGTGCCGGCGGAGAGTACATTCACGCATCCGGTCACCCGGGGTTATACCGCATTCGCCTATGTGATCGAAGGGGAGGGGTATTTCGATCCGGACCGCAACGCCTACGGTCACGAGGTGATAGGGAAGAACTACTTCGACTTCGAGCGGAGGAAGTGCGTCTGCACGACCGAAGACCTTGTCCTGTTCGGTGACGGGGATGAAGTCTTCGTCAGCACGAGGGGGATTCCGGTGCGGTTCCTCCTCATATCCGGAAAACCGATAGGAGAGCCGGTGGCCTGGTACGGCCCCATCGTTATGAACACGCAGGAAGAACTGCAGAACGCTTTCGAGGAGCTGGACAAGGGGACCTTCATCAAGCAGAAAAATGTCGAAATATCGGGAACCCGGTAA
- a CDS encoding UPF0182 family protein, giving the protein MRKNRFSIILAVAVVILLFGSTLLALYSDWLFFAETGFTAVFMTALTAKLGAGLFFGIMFLLFALANIQVARRARIPAANIFLPGGVRLNMEELAWLVAPLSMTAAVVLAFFVGNWGSMRWEDVLLFTNRVSVGMSDPVIGKDIGFYFFSLPFLDMLHGFVRFSLIASALMAGAVYFVRGGVILTERSVVIDERVRRHLAVLVLIFGCAVAAGFYLESFRLLSGQGAFSGRGYVDIHARFPAYRALTFLTPLAGAMLAFGIWKGSRRLMTLPAAVIGVVYVVGIVAYPAAVQKFKVAPNELALETPYIQNNLKFTRFGYDLDKIETVPFDVDAKLTAADIAKNDATIKNIRLWDHAPLLKTYSQLQQIRTYYKFFDVDNDRYMVNGRYTQVMLSPRELSYADLPSRNWINERLIFTHGNGITFGPVSRISREGLPEFFVKDIPAVSLADIKVTRPEIYYGEMSNDYVIVKTKIPEFSYPTATGNINTTYAGKGGVPVDSMLKKALFAARFRTEKILLSSDITPESRILYNRNINERVKALAPFLRFDGDPYMVLDDRGRLKWIIDAYTSSDRLPYSRPLKGGTNYMRNSVKAVVDAYDGTVGFYVSDPRDVLIQAYSRIFPGLFSPLSAMPDGLEKHVRYPHQFLQVQAAMFSAYHMMDPKVFYNKENLWQVPALGEKPMEPNYTIMKLPGEKAEEYVLLLPFTPSNRDNLAAWLAARCDAPNYGKIRAYTFPRDRLIYGPKQIDARINQDSFISQQLTLWSQRGSEVIRGSLLVIPIEKSLLYVQPLFLAANKAGLPELKRVIVAFGDEVVMEENLELALERLFEGKKAVTGAVMEAAADAETAPAGSGLAREAMGIYQRAINFQRQGNWAAYGEELRKLEQVLKRMAQ; this is encoded by the coding sequence TTGCGGAAAAACAGATTCAGCATCATCCTTGCGGTCGCGGTAGTCATCCTGCTGTTCGGGTCAACGCTGCTCGCGCTGTACAGCGATTGGCTCTTCTTTGCCGAGACAGGGTTCACTGCCGTGTTTATGACTGCTCTGACGGCGAAGCTGGGGGCCGGTCTGTTTTTCGGCATTATGTTTCTGCTCTTTGCCTTGGCTAACATACAGGTTGCAAGGAGAGCCAGAATCCCCGCTGCCAACATCTTCCTCCCGGGTGGAGTGAGATTGAACATGGAGGAATTGGCTTGGCTGGTGGCGCCGCTTTCGATGACAGCGGCGGTAGTACTGGCTTTCTTCGTCGGCAACTGGGGATCCATGCGGTGGGAGGATGTCCTCCTCTTCACCAACAGGGTCTCAGTCGGGATGAGCGATCCGGTCATCGGCAAAGATATCGGGTTCTATTTCTTCAGTCTCCCGTTCCTGGATATGCTCCACGGATTCGTGCGATTCTCGCTTATAGCCTCTGCTCTCATGGCGGGGGCGGTCTACTTCGTCCGGGGAGGTGTGATCCTGACGGAGCGAAGCGTGGTTATAGATGAGAGAGTCCGCCGGCACCTGGCGGTGCTCGTCCTGATATTCGGATGTGCTGTCGCGGCCGGTTTCTATCTGGAGAGTTTCAGGCTCCTCTCGGGGCAAGGCGCATTTTCCGGCCGGGGGTATGTTGATATCCACGCCCGGTTCCCGGCATACAGGGCACTGACCTTCCTTACGCCGCTGGCTGGCGCGATGCTGGCGTTCGGGATATGGAAGGGGAGCAGGCGTCTGATGACGCTGCCTGCGGCCGTCATCGGGGTGGTGTACGTTGTTGGCATAGTTGCCTATCCCGCCGCCGTTCAGAAATTCAAGGTCGCCCCCAATGAACTGGCCCTGGAGACGCCCTACATCCAGAACAACCTTAAGTTCACCCGCTTCGGCTACGATCTGGACAAGATCGAGACGGTCCCCTTCGATGTGGACGCGAAACTTACTGCGGCCGATATCGCCAAAAACGACGCGACGATAAAAAACATCCGGCTCTGGGACCATGCGCCGCTTCTGAAGACCTACAGCCAGCTGCAGCAGATCAGGACCTACTACAAGTTTTTCGACGTGGACAACGACCGTTACATGGTGAACGGCCGCTATACTCAGGTCATGCTTTCGCCGCGGGAACTCTCCTATGCCGACCTGCCCAGCAGGAACTGGATCAACGAGCGCCTAATCTTCACTCACGGCAACGGCATCACCTTCGGTCCCGTCAGCCGGATAAGCAGGGAAGGGCTGCCTGAGTTCTTCGTGAAGGACATACCGGCGGTAAGTCTGGCGGACATCAAGGTGACAAGGCCCGAGATCTATTACGGGGAGATGTCCAACGATTACGTCATCGTGAAAACAAAGATTCCCGAGTTCAGCTATCCCACCGCCACCGGCAACATCAATACGACCTATGCGGGCAAAGGCGGCGTACCTGTCGATTCGATGCTGAAAAAGGCGCTCTTCGCGGCGCGGTTCAGGACTGAGAAGATCCTCCTCTCCTCCGACATCACCCCGGAGAGCCGCATCCTTTACAATCGCAACATAAATGAGCGAGTGAAGGCGCTGGCGCCGTTTCTCCGCTTCGACGGCGATCCCTACATGGTGCTGGACGACAGGGGGAGGCTCAAGTGGATCATCGATGCCTACACTTCGTCGGACCGGCTTCCGTACTCACGGCCTCTAAAAGGGGGCACCAACTACATGCGGAACTCCGTCAAGGCAGTGGTCGATGCCTATGACGGTACGGTCGGGTTTTACGTCAGCGACCCCCGGGATGTCCTCATCCAGGCCTACTCCCGCATCTTCCCCGGCCTCTTCAGCCCTCTTTCTGCCATGCCCGACGGCCTGGAGAAGCATGTCCGGTACCCGCACCAGTTCCTCCAGGTGCAGGCGGCGATGTTCTCCGCCTACCACATGATGGATCCGAAGGTCTTCTACAACAAGGAGAACCTGTGGCAGGTGCCGGCGCTGGGAGAAAAGCCGATGGAGCCCAATTACACCATAATGAAGCTGCCAGGGGAAAAGGCTGAGGAATACGTTCTGCTGCTCCCCTTCACTCCCTCCAACCGGGACAACCTTGCGGCATGGCTCGCTGCGCGCTGTGATGCCCCCAACTACGGGAAGATACGCGCATATACCTTTCCCCGTGACAGGTTGATCTACGGGCCGAAACAGATCGACGCCCGCATCAACCAGGATTCTTTCATCTCGCAGCAACTGACTCTCTGGAGCCAGCGCGGGTCCGAAGTCATCCGGGGGAGCCTGCTCGTGATCCCGATAGAAAAGTCACTCCTCTACGTACAGCCGCTTTTCCTGGCAGCCAACAAGGCCGGCCTTCCCGAGCTGAAGAGGGTCATAGTCGCCTTCGGGGACGAGGTGGTGATGGAGGAAAACCTGGAGCTTGCCCTGGAACGGCTTTTCGAAGGAAAGAAAGCAGTGACCGGTGCCGTCATGGAAGCAGCGGCAGACGCCGAAACCGCTCCCGCCGGGTCGGGTCTCGCCAGGGAGGCGATGGGCATCTACCAGCGGGCGATAAACTTCCAGCGCCAGGGGAACTGGGCCGCCTACGGCGAGGAACTGCGGAAGCTGGAGCAGGTGCTGAAGCGGATGGCGCAGTAG
- a CDS encoding ATP-binding protein, producing MLKFIEHSSIRSKILTITLVGGLPVMLVAVFQLYASYRSDYYEAEHAIKVTAAAIAYQHQANVEGIQNLLGTLAQFPEVKQKDPAACSGLLKKVLRQLPTSYNIGIADVQGSIIASAVSGKFSIGDRKYFRDAVRTKRFSVGEYTVSRAVGKPALHFAQPVLDERGEVSVVIYAAYDLNSFNSIFASQKLPPNSALNITDHRGVLIHRYPPHPVVRPGTVDRPDLQAHMTGAHDEGAFNDFGRDNVKRLLAFKRLRLHSDEAPYLYARVSIPEEEAFSATRNFIILSLSFFLLAWGIALFLSRRLAARYLFVPLERITHVAQAAKKGDFSSRTDLSYSEDEIGMLAHSIDSMSEALEVRRRERELAEAEQRRMQQELQESERRLRELLENVHLVAVILDGEKNITFCNDYLLKVTGWTREEVLGRNWFDLFIPEDDLQSVQSVFDEGVRQSAFLPHHENPIKTRRGESRLIVWDNTLLRGSDGNVVGTASIGIDVTEQRIMEEQLLHARKMEAVGKLAGGVAHDFNNLMTPILGYADLVRGELESLGGRVDRIGHIINAAMKARDLTRQLLSFSRKQPLNMQVLDLNAVVSSFVGILRRTVRESIEIRLELLERPAWIRVDRTQIEMVIMNLVVNAQDAIDVTGEILIETRRVGLDDEYAALYADVAPGEYIMLSVSDNGKGIDQNVLDHIFEPFFTTRSATGGTGLGLATVYGVVKQHSGHVVAHSEPGNGSMFKVYIPALEGVAEAEVITDESSGVPSPLPSAGKKNILLVEDNDMVREMVHELLIALGHDAVVAENPLRALELVSEGPVPELLVTDVVMPGMSGPELYRALQERHPGIKALFMSGYTNSFAVEHVELQEGYNFIQKPFALSVMAERITEILTAGTSS from the coding sequence TTGTTGAAGTTCATCGAGCACAGCAGCATCCGCAGCAAGATTCTGACGATCACGCTGGTAGGCGGCCTGCCCGTCATGCTGGTGGCGGTTTTTCAGCTCTATGCCAGTTATCGTTCCGACTACTACGAAGCCGAGCACGCCATCAAAGTGACTGCGGCGGCCATTGCCTATCAGCACCAGGCAAATGTGGAGGGTATCCAGAACCTCCTGGGCACGCTCGCGCAATTCCCCGAGGTGAAGCAGAAAGACCCCGCAGCGTGCAGCGGCCTCCTCAAGAAGGTCCTTCGCCAACTTCCCACCAGCTACAACATAGGCATCGCGGATGTTCAGGGTAGTATTATCGCTTCGGCAGTGAGCGGCAAATTCAGCATAGGGGATCGCAAGTACTTCAGGGATGCAGTTCGCACCAAGCGATTCAGCGTCGGGGAGTATACCGTGAGCCGCGCCGTCGGGAAGCCGGCGCTGCACTTCGCACAGCCGGTGCTGGACGAGCGGGGGGAGGTGAGCGTGGTTATCTACGCCGCCTACGACCTGAACTCCTTCAACTCCATCTTCGCCTCGCAGAAACTCCCGCCGAATTCGGCCCTGAATATCACCGACCACCGCGGCGTACTGATTCACAGGTATCCTCCCCATCCCGTAGTCAGGCCAGGCACAGTCGACAGGCCGGATCTTCAGGCGCACATGACTGGTGCCCATGACGAGGGTGCGTTCAACGACTTCGGCAGGGACAACGTAAAGCGGCTGCTGGCTTTCAAGAGGCTGCGCCTCCATTCGGACGAGGCGCCTTACCTTTACGCGAGGGTTTCCATACCGGAGGAGGAAGCCTTCAGCGCTACCCGCAACTTCATAATCCTGTCACTGAGTTTCTTCCTGCTGGCGTGGGGGATTGCGCTCTTCCTCTCACGCAGGCTTGCCGCCCGCTACCTCTTCGTACCCCTGGAACGTATAACTCATGTCGCTCAGGCTGCAAAAAAAGGAGACTTTTCATCCCGCACCGATCTTTCCTATAGCGAGGATGAAATAGGAATGCTCGCGCATTCCATCGATTCCATGTCGGAAGCACTTGAGGTGCGCCGGCGCGAGAGGGAGCTGGCGGAGGCGGAGCAACGCCGGATGCAGCAGGAGCTGCAGGAGTCGGAGCGGCGCCTGCGTGAACTTCTTGAAAACGTGCACCTTGTCGCGGTGATCCTGGATGGGGAGAAAAACATCACGTTCTGCAACGACTACCTGCTCAAGGTAACCGGATGGACAAGGGAAGAGGTGCTGGGGAGAAACTGGTTCGATCTCTTCATTCCGGAGGATGACCTGCAATCGGTTCAGTCTGTGTTCGATGAGGGTGTAAGGCAATCCGCTTTCCTGCCGCATCACGAGAACCCGATAAAGACGCGCAGGGGTGAATCACGCTTGATTGTATGGGACAACACCCTGCTGCGGGGGAGCGACGGTAATGTTGTGGGAACTGCCAGCATCGGAATCGACGTCACCGAGCAGCGCATCATGGAGGAGCAGCTGCTTCACGCCCGGAAGATGGAGGCGGTGGGGAAGCTGGCCGGCGGTGTGGCCCATGACTTCAACAACCTGATGACCCCTATTCTCGGGTATGCGGACCTGGTACGGGGAGAGCTCGAATCCCTGGGAGGCCGGGTGGACCGGATCGGCCATATTATCAACGCTGCCATGAAGGCGCGGGACCTGACACGGCAACTGCTGAGTTTCAGCCGCAAGCAACCCCTCAACATGCAGGTGCTCGACCTGAATGCGGTCGTCTCTTCCTTCGTCGGCATCCTGCGCAGGACCGTCAGGGAGAGCATCGAGATACGCCTTGAACTCCTGGAGAGGCCCGCCTGGATCAGGGTCGACAGGACCCAGATCGAGATGGTGATCATGAACCTGGTCGTGAATGCGCAGGACGCCATCGATGTGACGGGGGAGATATTGATCGAGACGAGGCGGGTAGGGCTGGATGACGAGTATGCGGCGCTGTATGCCGATGTGGCGCCGGGGGAGTACATCATGCTCTCCGTGAGCGACAACGGTAAAGGGATCGATCAGAATGTGCTGGATCATATCTTCGAGCCCTTCTTCACCACCCGGTCCGCCACCGGAGGCACGGGGCTCGGCCTGGCGACCGTTTACGGAGTGGTGAAGCAGCATTCGGGGCACGTCGTCGCTCATTCCGAACCGGGGAACGGCTCCATGTTCAAAGTGTACATTCCAGCTCTCGAAGGGGTCGCCGAGGCGGAGGTGATAACGGACGAATCTTCCGGCGTGCCCTCTCCGCTCCCATCCGCGGGAAAGAAGAATATCCTGCTGGTCGAGGACAACGACATGGTGAGGGAGATGGTTCACGAGCTCCTGATTGCCCTCGGACATGACGCCGTCGTTGCGGAGAATCCGCTGCGTGCGTTGGAGCTGGTGTCGGAGGGGCCGGTCCCCGAGCTTCTGGTCACCGATGTCGTCATGCCCGGGATGAGCGGGCCCGAGCTGTACCGCGCTCTTCAGGAGCGGCATCCCGGCATAAAGGCGCTGTTCATGTCGGGTTATACCAACAGCTTCGCCGTCGAACACGTGGAATTGCAGGAGGGATACAACTTTATCCAGAAACCCTTCGCCCTCAGCGTCATGGCGGAAAGGATTACCGAAATCCTAACGGCCGGAACTTCTTCCTGA